Part of the candidate division KSB1 bacterium genome is shown below.
TTCTCCTATACCATGAATCACGCTTTCAAACATCTCACCAGTCAACCCGATCTTTTCCATTGGCTCTCTCGGCCGTTTGTGTTAAAACAAGATTGGGCGACGATTCCAAAAGTCCCGATCACTGTGAGAAGAGCGCCGCGGGATACGATCGAAGCCCAGAAATATAAGATCCAGCCGGCTGCTCCTGCTCGTCCAGATGTCTATCTGACATTGAAATTCGACCGCAATCTGATCCTCAAAGTCCATCAAGTCGAACCGATTTCGCTGAAGTCGTTCAAGGGATTAGGCCGGATCGTTCTTTATCACCTCAAAAGCTATGCGAAGTATCTTGCTGAGACATTTGTCCACATCTATCATTTGAAATTGCCCGAGCATTATTATTCAATTGAAATAACCATTGCGAAAAACGACGCCATCGCTATATATCGTGCGATACCAATGCATGCGGAACTAATAACTCGGCTTCCTGACGACCATTACTGAAACCTAAAGAAGGTTCAACCTTTTGCACGCTTGGTACTCAAATCAGATCGATTGATTAGAATTTTTTCTCTTCGATGAGATTAATCAAATAGAATGAATGGAACAACATTGCCATCACTGTGGTCTAATTTGCACCAGCCAGTTGCGGAATTTTTATTTATCTCGGTTTATGAAGACGTTCTCGTATGCCATGCTGCCGCTTAAATCAGCGAGCTTTTAGCAGCTTCGAGTATCAGGTCTTTTCCGAAATCGCAGCTCAACGCGGCATCAGATAGGATGACTCACGCGATGGGAGCGGATTTCATTATATTGCTGCAAGGTCTGTTTAGCGAGTATCAGTTGAAATGGTTTAGTTGATTTTCGGGCCCGAAGGGTTATGAATGGAGAACTGCGGCTGTTCCGGCCAATTGGACTATTTTTTTTCTTGATCATTTTTTGCTGTACCAAGCAAAATCCACAACGGGAGCTCAATCTGGCAGCGGCGGCCATCGATTCGGCCATGAGCGCAAAGGCGAATTATTTTGCACCCAAAGAATTTGAATTGGCCCGTGACGCTTACCTCAACGCCCGCAAATACACCGAGCAAAAAAAGTTCGATAAAGCCCGCCAATCCGCTTTAATGGCGATCAAATTCGCTGATTCTTCCATCGTTATCAGCAAACGAAAAAAACTTATCACTGAGATAGAAATTGAACAGCTCATTTCCTACTTGCGACATAAAATTGATGTCTATGAAACCGTCATTTCGAAAGCCGAAAATTACGGCATCCCATCCGCTCAAATTGATTCGGCTCGCGCGGAATTGGACAAGCTAAATAAAACTTTGGTGATGATGATCATAAAAAATGATGAGGAAGATTATGAGACCATCCGACATGAATGCAACATCGCGATCGAGCAGGCTAGCCTCGCAACTTATCAACTAATAAAACTGATCAGTAGTACCAATTTGGTTGAACCAGGCCTGGAGTTCGACAGACGAAATAAAAGATAAACTTTTCGTCCTCCACGTCTCT
Proteins encoded:
- a CDS encoding DUF4398 domain-containing protein, whose amino-acid sequence is MNGELRLFRPIGLFFFLIIFCCTKQNPQRELNLAAAAIDSAMSAKANYFAPKEFELARDAYLNARKYTEQKKFDKARQSALMAIKFADSSIVISKRKKLITEIEIEQLISYLRHKIDVYETVISKAENYGIPSAQIDSARAELDKLNKTLVMMIIKNDEEDYETIRHECNIAIEQASLATYQLIKLISSTNLVEPGLEFDRRNKR